The genomic segment TAGCCGTTGCTGGTCCCGGTGTCGGTCCCGATCGGGTCCGCGTACTTCTTGGTCGCGAACGTTTCGCTGCGGCCCACGTCTTCACCGATGAAGATCGTGTTGGAGAGGCCGTCGATGACTTCGCCCACGTTCGGCCCGTTGAACCCGATGGCGGCGCGGTTGAGGACGGGGCTCGTAGCGGGGATCTGGTTGTTGATGAGGACGTAGTACTGCGGGTCGTTGGTTGCCCCGGCTTCGTTCGCACTGGCGGCGGGAACGGTGTAGGAAGTCACGCCCGAGGTGGTGCCGTAGAAGGCGCCGCTGTTCTTCATAGCGAGCGCACCGGGGGTGCGGTACAGCTGGTCGCTGCGCACGGTGCCCTGGCCGGTCGTGCTGATGCTGACGTAGGAGATCGGCATGTAGTCGGCGTACCCGTAGCCGAGGGTGTCCTGGCCCGACTTCGGGCGGACCGGGTTAGTGGGGCACAGGTAAGACGGGACCACGCTCTTGGCCCAGCCGATGGGCTGGTTGGTGGTGCTGTTGTAGGGCGTCTGGAGGTCGATGGTCTGGAAGATCTCCTGCTGTTCCATGTACGGCAGGATCAGGGTGAAGGTCGAGTGGATCGTGAACGCCGTCTTGCTCGTGACCCCGGTGTTCGGGTCGACGCCCTGGGACTGCGTGGTGTTCACCTCACCGGACGTCGGGAAGCTCTTGTTGACGTCGTGGAACGTGTGCAGGGCCAGGCCGATCTGCTTCAGGTTGTTGGCGCACTGGGTGCGGGCGGCGGCTTCGCGGGCCTTCTGGATGGCCGGCAGC from the Frigoriglobus tundricola genome contains:
- a CDS encoding DUF1559 domain-containing protein, encoding MTFFSRIRRTRRARQGFTLIELLVVIAIIGILVALLLPAIQKAREAAARTQCANNLKQIGLALHTFHDVNKSFPTSGEVNTTQSQGVDPNTGVTSKTAFTIHSTFTLILPYMEQQEIFQTIDLQTPYNSTTNQPIGWAKSVVPSYLCPTNPVRPKSGQDTLGYGYADYMPISYVSISTTGQGTVRSDQLYRTPGALAMKNSGAFYGTTSGVTSYTVPAASANEAGATNDPQYYVLINNQIPATSPVLNRAAIGFNGPNVGEVIDGLSNTIFIGEDVGRSETFATKKYADPIGTDTGTSNGYRAAWRWAEPDTGSGVSGPDLIGNGTTDAVFANPAYKFINNSKTPFGGPTAGTTGLGSYGIGCSWLSNDCGPNDEIFSFHSNGANCLFGDGSVKFIRDDVDGLTMRRLCTPTEGVSANYIE